The Periplaneta americana isolate PAMFEO1 chromosome 10, P.americana_PAMFEO1_priV1, whole genome shotgun sequence genomic interval AATTGAGGATATTATGATGACTCCTCTCTTTAGCATGAGGTCGAGTGATGAACTGTATTAAATTTGTACTTCCCTATCACGTTAGCATAAGACTGTGGATCAGAGAGGGGCAGCAGGTGAGGTAAGGTTTGAATGCATGCTGTTGCTGAATCGAAATTGGAGCACAGTACATAATAGAACAGGATGATACATATATCAAACTTGTTATGTCAATCATCTTGCAGTGGCCAAtctttatctataataataataataataataataataataataataataataataataataataatacattatccaTAATTCTCGAATTATTGCTTTATTCGATTTCTTTGAGTGTTTCTGCTAGTTTCTTTCTGATTATGAATTAGAAGCCCAAATCAACCATCCTTCTGAAGAGTCGGTAATTTTGTTTTGCAATATCTTCTAGAAGGATTGCTTTCACTACAGTTAAAGAGCTCATTCCACCCTTTGAATAAAACTTTTAACATTCAGGAGaaaatttttctgagaaaagtgttcatttgggactaatatggtctACTGATCTAGAATTGCGCTGGGGTATGGGTTCAATTCTTACTTGGGCCGATTACCtacttgggtttttccgaggttttcccaaccaaaaggcaaatgtcagataatctatgacgaatcctcagcctcatctgactagcaccaattccatcgacgctaaataacccaatagtttgatacagcctcgttaaataaccaagtaaaaagaaaaaactaatatGGTATTCGAATGTTTTGATGTAttgtatccaaggaataagctgttaaaatctgcacagttatatctgTATATACTGTGTAGATTGCAGGGGGcagtagaatacattaaaataaatacaatatgcgtagtttggcaacagtgcaTCACCAGCTCATGAACAGAAGCACACATGCACAGTCTGAACAGCAGACTTCCATTCCTTAATGGCACGAAATAATGGTACATGTTaatcattttattgaaaaactggaaagggataaatcattccttatcagtttctctaatgataagagtaagtATCAGAATCATATGGATAGTACTTattgagtaaaacagtgttaacatttaggggaaattattgttattattattctgagGAAAGTATTCATTTGTTGTACTctgtccaaggaataagctgttaaaatctgcacagttatattacttccacccacTGTACACACTcagtatatatataataattttcccCTAATTGTTAGTACTGTTTTACTCAATAAGTACTATCCATACGACTCTTCTAAGATTTaatcataattataaaaattcacTAAATAGAATTAGAGATTTtctcacttttttcgtattaagctatataaaaataaatgtgaaagtAAATTTCAAGGTGCCGTTATTCGAGATTCTTTGAGGTCAATAACTTTGAACTGAATGTAAATTCATGTTGTTTTGAAGATACTATATGTATAATTTAGATACGAAATAgagatatgtatatatgtgttcATGCACTTTGAAAGTACATGTAAAAGGTGAATGTTACAGCCTATACACATCATTGAGccaaagaagaaacagaaatgtAGTGATTATGTGAAATTGATTTGTTCTCTTGTGGTTCAGGTTAATGTTAGAGGAGGAAGGACGACCTCTACGCGAGATCAGCAGCGTCATGATGACCACATCCGGATTTTTGTCTCCGGCAAGAGAAGGAAAACTTCCAGAATCACGGACGCCTTTACAGCCATCGGACTCACGTTCCAATTCCCCTCAGCCAACCTCATATCCAATGGTCCCTCCTGAAGTGAAGGGTGATAAGAAACCAAAGAAATTACCATTCAAGAAACAAATTGATGGTATAAAAAAGATAGGggacaaagaaaataagaaaaaggatCATAAATTAAAAGATTTAACGAAAGTTGAGAAACACGTGCCAGCAGACGAATCAAAGGTAAAGAAGTTGGTAAGTATGAAGGAACTTTCTAAACTTAAAGCTCTGAAGTCGGGAGCTCTAAAAATGATGGCCCATGCTGGCTCAGCTGCAGGGCCAAGCACGAGTACGAAACCTCCCAAACTCAGTCCGCCCAAGATTACGGCAAACAAATCGCCAAATGTAAGTACTCCTAAAATTGGTAAGCCCGCTGGTCAGGCAAAAAATCCAAAAATGGAGAAGAGTTTTCCTCTGCCATTGACAGTTCCTCAGCAGAAAGTTGTGAGTCCTGAGAAATGTAAAGATTTAGGTGTAGTGGAAGGGAAGTTATCTTCAGAACCtgataaacaaaaacttaacataTTCAAAAAGATTTCAAAAGTGAAAGAAGAAAAGCCTGAAAAACTGGACAAAGTAGACAGATCAGATCACTTCGAACCCCCACCCAGAGACTCTCGTGAAAGCTCCCCAGGTCTTGTGATAGATGAATCTGAGGCTAACAGTCGCCAACGAGAAGCACGCATGGCTCAGATTGATGACTGTATCGAATCCGTAATCCAGAGAAATATGGAAATGGTAGATGAGGATCCCAAACCTCCAAAGGAGAAGAAGTCTCCTTTGTCTCACGTTGCAGAGTCATCTTCATCTAAGGTAGATGAGACCATCAATGATGTGGTTTCAGGTCATACATCGGGACTGGATCATGATGTTTATATGTTTGATGATGACCTTTCCCCTCCAGGAACTCCTTCTACACCTAGAACGCCTGAATTACCCACACCATCTCGTAAAGTGCAGgagcagaaagagaaaaagaggaaaaaggaaaaatCTAAATCAAAGAAAGAATCAAAAGGTAAATCTCCAAAGGGTTCTATTAGTCCTAAGAAAATACGGATGGAACTTCCTGAACCAGAAACTCCAGAAAGACCCAAAACTCCAGAGGCCCTAGAACCTCGGGAGCAGCAGCCTCTTTCTGCACCTGTGTTCCCTTTCTTTACTCATTTCCCACCAGCTCCCGGTCTTATTCCACCTCCTATTAGACATCCTTTCTTTTCCAGATTTCCCTTGCCTCTCGGGAAAAACTTACCTCATCCTGCTATGCCAAACTTACCTATGCCACCTCCTATGTTCATGCATCCACGCACGGAAGATATTTCAGAGCCTAAAGAGAAGCAAGTGGTGGAAAAGCCTGTACGAGTAATCTCTCCAACTCCAGCTGTGGCAATGAAGACAGAGAAATTAGAGAAACAGCAACAGACACCAGTTCCTACAGTGAAGGAGAAGTCTGGAGAAAAGGTGAGTTCAATGGATAGTATTGTATACATTCAAGAATGTGTAGCATGCTTTCTTTTGGTTGTCATTTCCATACCTTCACCTCAGAACCAGAAAACAGGAAAAGAGGTGGAAATTACTGAGGGAAGATGTTCCAAATTTATTGTGGTGAAGAACTACAcgatatatttttattccttttgatATGAGAATGGAGTGTCACCtctatactgaaatatattatctAGTACATtcaattaaccgtgcatttttAACTTACAGTAGTTCCTCCTGTTTCTGTTAAAAGTGTCATTGGGATTGCTTTGTGCATTGTATACCTGATCTTGCTACCAGTTGGAAAATTTGGTGCAACATATGAAAAATTAGTTTAATGTaggtaaaaatgtaataaaattgcttTGTCAACATCATTAAACAATCACTGTAACAGAAgagtgtgatttttgtgtattttcagTGATGGTAGAATTGTAGACTTGCAGTTGGCACaagcgattttggcagatggattttgttaatctaaaccagtggtacCCAAACTGGGAGTCGTGGAAAGAGCTGAGgaggggtcgcgagatgatttacaaaataaaacaaaaaactccTTATTAACATACGCTTACTGTGTGTTTAGAAAGAAATGCCAACAACATTTAACataagaacaaaaaaagtttcagtagttatacacccaatttaattaaaaaaataattttagtaatgTGACAAATGTGTTTGTTTGTCAAAAAGTAGcgtctcaaatctggactctgtattcgatGAACACACAGTGATATTCCTTTCAAGTTTATTGAGATTTCTCgtctttgttttgatggcaatcatagactaaaaaattattttgcataaatatgaggtTGCAAATGTTTTAAGAGCTTCTCTTTCAAATTCGAGATATTCATGCATTTTTTTTATCCACAGCTGATCTACACTCTGCGAAAAAGCTTAGTCGCTACATTCCATGAAgtgtcatatatttttttaaaattcagccagttgaatgcaactgtCTAAAAATAGATTTGTGTCTATCTGTGACTCACATTGTTTTGAGTGTTTCGGAAAATActtaaatgttgttgtttatacTTGTGCAAACTTAACTACATGTTCAGAATAGAGGGAACGATGATCTAAGCCAAAGTAATACAGGGTTGTTGGCCAATAGGAACAGCAGTAGACGAAAGTAAAATAGGTGTGAACTTATATGAGTATAGAGCAAGAATTGGAAGGTTGAGTAGAAGAAGAgttaaagaagagagaaaatgGGAGAATGGTGAGAAGAAAGAATTAATATGGGCGATTGGAGTAGTCATAGTGATATTAATAATAGGCGGAATTGAGGTGAATCAAGGCCAACGAGTGTGAAGAACAAAGAGATGAGAGGATTAATTAAGGAAGAAATGAAATTAGGGTTCATAAATATCAATCAGGAAATAAAACTACAGCTACAGGATTTCAGTCAGTCAATTACAGATTTCAAGACAACAATAGAGAAAAACAACAAAAGAATCGAAGAGCTACAACAGTTAAATAACCAGGTAAACAcatagaaatggcttttaaggaacttggaggttcattgccgccctcattttcgagatttacttccaaacctatctccttacttgcttcaagtaaaattccagtgttttctctaatcgtttttggatattcatatcatccgcataagcaagcagctgatgtaacgcattcaatttcaaaccctctctgttatcctggactttcctaatggcatattctagagcaaagttaaaaagtaaagatggtagtgcatctccttgctttagcctacagtgaattgaaaaagcatcaaacagaaactggcctatacggactctgctgtatgtttcactgaggcacattttaattaattgaactagcttcttgggaataccaaattctcttaactgagtcatatgcctttt includes:
- the Taf3 gene encoding transcription initiation factor TFIID subunit 3 isoform X1 — its product is MAEQFSRNVLKMVVAQICQTIGWHGIHSTPLDIMIDILQRYITEVGKLMHRYSEQFGHTVPNLDDVGLAFRDMGINLLDLEEYIRNVDSVPCVYEIPKYPIPRDSHLNFLKPGSREVVTRPVHVHEHLPPMHPEMEEEEYGNKQAPLSVDTASTSGATSPLASPKGNVFKRPGDPISLESPAVKRARLMLEEEGRPLREISSVMMTTSGFLSPAREGKLPESRTPLQPSDSRSNSPQPTSYPMVPPEVKGDKKPKKLPFKKQIDGIKKIGDKENKKKDHKLKDLTKVEKHVPADESKVKKLVSMKELSKLKALKSGALKMMAHAGSAAGPSTSTKPPKLSPPKITANKSPNVSTPKIGKPAGQAKNPKMEKSFPLPLTVPQQKVVSPEKCKDLGVVEGKLSSEPDKQKLNIFKKISKVKEEKPEKLDKVDRSDHFEPPPRDSRESSPGLVIDESEANSRQREARMAQIDDCIESVIQRNMEMVDEDPKPPKEKKSPLSHVAESSSSKVDETINDVVSGHTSGLDHDVYMFDDDLSPPGTPSTPRTPELPTPSRKVQEQKEKKRKKEKSKSKKESKGKSPKGSISPKKIRMELPEPETPERPKTPEALEPREQQPLSAPVFPFFTHFPPAPGLIPPPIRHPFFSRFPLPLGKNLPHPAMPNLPMPPPMFMHPRTEDISEPKEKQVVEKPVRVISPTPAVAMKTEKLEKQQQTPVPTVKEKSGEKKVKEHKKREKDKTKKKKDKKEKVKGKEKGEKKKVKIEKKEKDKDKLKEKKEKKEKKKEKEVAAAAAAAAAAAAATAAAVTATATPLAATSTSSAKVHDDLFGQREEKGESGVPKITFRLGPASPRPPTPDAQPRKIVIKPVVKSQDEGSENPPTSEVVVKREPSPELARISALITRPPKQKSASKTTQPKQENVSEPTSSPTISIPPPTPGVGSAVSPVPSTGSSSVLAKTKKGVTKPVQKVKGKEPTKKTGMTTDMEPTKEPVAFYYDNDGNKVWICPACGAQDDGSPMIGCDDCDAWYHWVCVGIQVPPDENEDWYCRVCIVKKQENIADKKKKSRKKKVVT
- the Taf3 gene encoding transcription initiation factor TFIID subunit 3 isoform X4, with product MAEQFSRNVLKMVVAQICQTIGWHGIHSTPLDIMIDILQRYITEVGKLMHRYSEQFGHTVPNLDDVGLAFRDMGINLLDLEEYIRNVDSVPCVYEIPKYPIPRDSHLNFLKPGSREVVTRPVHVHEHLPPMHPEMEEEEYGNKQAPLSVDTASTSGATSPLASPKGNVFKRPGDPISLESPAVKRARLMLEEEGRPLREISSVMMTTSGFLSPAREGKLPESRTPLQPSDSRSNSPQPTSYPMVPPEVKGDKKPKKLPFKKQIDGIKKIGDKENKKKDHKLKDLTKVEKHVPADESKVKKLVSMKELSKLKALKSGALKMMAHAGSAAGPSTSTKPPKLSPPKITANKSPNVSTPKIGKPAGQAKNPKMEKSFPLPLTVPQQKVVSPEKCKDLGVVEGKLSSEPDKQKLNIFKKISKVKEEKPEKLDKVDRSDHFEPPPRDSRESSPGLVIDESEANSRQREARMAQIDDCIESVIQRNMEMVDEDPKPPKEKKSPLSHVAESSSSKVDETINDVVSGHTSGLDHDVYMFDDDLSPPGTPSTPRTPELPTPSRKVQEQKEKKRKKEKSKSKKESKGKSPKGSISPKKIRMELPEPETPERPKTPEALEPREQQPLSAPVFPFFTHFPPAPGLIPPPIRHPFFSRFPLPLGKNLPHPAMPNLPMPPPMFMHPRTEDISEPKEKQVVEKPVRVISPTPAVAMKTEKLEKQQQTPVPTVKEKSGEKKVKEHKKREKDKTKKKKDKKEKVKGKEKGEKKKVKIEKKEKDKDKLKEKKEKKEKKKEKEVAAAAAAAAAAAAATAAAVTATATPLAATSTSSAKVHDDLFGQREEKGESGVPKITFRLGPASPRPPTPDAQPRKIVIKPVVKSQDEGSENPPTSEVVVKREPSPELARISALITRPPKQKSAISKSEVWSRQLARRVL
- the Taf3 gene encoding transcription initiation factor TFIID subunit 3 isoform X2, which gives rise to MAEQFSRNVLKMVVAQICQTIGWHGIHSTPLDIMIDILQRYITEVGKLMHRYSEQFGHTVPNLDDVGLAFRDMGINLLDLEEYIRNVDSVPCVYEIPKYPIPRDSHLNFLKPGSREVVTRPVHVHEHLPPMHPEMEEEEYGNKQAPLSVDTASTSGATSPLASPKGNVFKRPGDPISLESPAVKRARLMLEEEGRPLREISSVMMTTSGFLSPAREGKLPESRTPLQPSDSRSNSPQPTSYPMVPPEVKGDKKPKKLPFKKQIDGIKKIGDKENKKKDHKLKDLTKVEKHVPADESKVKKLVSMKELSKLKALKSGALKMMAHAGSAAGPSTSTKPPKLSPPKITANKSPNVSTPKIGKPAGQAKNPKMEKSFPLPLTVPQQKVVSPEKCKDLGVVEGKLSSEPDKQKLNIFKKISKVKEEKPEKLDKVDRSDHFEPPPRDSRESSPGLVIDESEANSRQREARMAQIDDCIESVIQRNMEMVDEDPKPPKEKKSPLSHVAESSSSKVDETINDVVSGHTSGLDHDVYMFDDDLSPPGTPSTPRTPELPTPSRKVQEQKEKKRKKEKSKSKKESKGKSPKGSISPKKIRMELPEPETPERPKTPEALEPREQQPLSAPVFPFFTHFPPAPGLIPPPIRHPFFSRFPLPLGKNLPHPAMPNLPMPPPMFMHPRTEDISEPKEKQVVEKPVRVISPTPAVAMKTEKLEKQQQTPVPTVKEKSGEKKVKEHKKREKDKTKKKKDKKEKVKGKEKGEKKKVKIEKKEKDKDKLKEKKEKKEKKKEKEVAAAAAAAAAAAAATAAAVTATATPLAATSTSSAKREEKGESGVPKITFRLGPASPRPPTPDAQPRKIVIKPVVKSQDEGSENPPTSEVVVKREPSPELARISALITRPPKQKSASKTTQPKQENVSEPTSSPTISIPPPTPGVGSAVSPVPSTGSSSVLAKTKKGVTKPVQKVKGKEPTKKTGMTTDMEPTKEPVAFYYDNDGNKVWICPACGAQDDGSPMIGCDDCDAWYHWVCVGIQVPPDENEDWYCRVCIVKKQENIADKKKKSRKKKVVT
- the Taf3 gene encoding transcription initiation factor TFIID subunit 3 isoform X3 — encoded protein: MAEQFSRNVLKMVVAQICQTIGWHGIHSTPLDIMIDILQRYITEVGKLMHRYSEQFGHTVPNLDDVGLAFRDMGINLLDLEEYIRNVDSVPCVYEIPKYPIPRDSHLNFLKPGSREVVTRPVHVHEHLPPMHPEMEEEEYGNKQAPLSVDTASTSGATSPLASPKGNVFKRPGDPISLESPAVKRARLMLEEEGRPLREISSVMMTTSGFLSPAREGKLPESRTPLQPSDSRSNSPQPTSYPMVPPEVKGDKKPKKLPFKKQIDGIKKIGDKENKKKDHKLKDLTKVEKHVPADESKVKKLVSMKELSKLKALKSGALKMMAHAGSAAGPSTSTKPPKLSPPKITANKSPNVSTPKIGKPAGQAKNPKMEKSFPLPLTVPQQKVVSPEKCKDLGVVEGKLSSEPDKQKLNIFKKISKVKEEKPEKLDKVDRSDHFEPPPRDSRESSPGLVIDESEANSRQREARMAQIDDCIESVIQRNMEMVDEDPKPPKEKKSPLSHVAESSSSKVDETINDVVSGHTSGLDHDVYMFDDDLSPPGTPSTPRTPELPTPSRKVQEQKEKKRKKEKSKSKKESKGKSPKGSISPKKIRMELPEPETPERPKTPEALEPREQQPLSAPVFPFFTHFPPAPGLIPPPIRHPFFSRFPLPLGKNLPHPAMPNLPMPPPMFMHPRTEDISEPKEKQVVEKPVRVISPTPAVAMKTEKLEKQQQTPVPTVKEKSGEKKVKEHKKREKDKTKKKKDKKEKVKGKEKGEKKKVKIEKKEKDKDKLKEKKEKKEKKKEKEVAAAAAAAAAAAAATAAAVTATATPLAATSTSSAKVHDDLFGQREEKGESGVPKITFRLGPASPRPPTPDAQPRKIVIKPVVKSQDEGSENPPTSEVVVKREPSPELARISALITRPPKQKSAKSEKREGCPIESTPSPLVYGPKSTPVPPSSSVGSKNNIAAKPGQQRPTGYKMKHGETSADNDGNKVWICPACGAQDDGSPMIGCDDCDAWYHWVCVGIQVPPDENEDWYCRVCIVKKQENIADKKKKSRKKKVVT